In Mangrovibacterium diazotrophicum, one genomic interval encodes:
- a CDS encoding peptidylprolyl isomerase codes for MATLQRIRNRAGILVAIIIGLALVAFILGDILNASNSLLRPNQLKIAEINGESVQYPDFQKKVEETAEIYKMNTGQTQLNDNAWAQIREQVWQQYVREAVMGDVYEDLGLAVSGDELFDMVQGSNLHPVIQQLFTNPNTGQVDRTAVLQFLKAINSGQATAQQKAYWLYIEDQIKEERIQTKYNNLVRQGLYVTSAEAKESLNEKNKNVNIEFVSLPYASISDSAVSVNEKDLQAYYDEHKETYKQDATRTIEYLVFPVAATEEDDANTLKWIEDVKPEFETIQDNAQYVNVNSDVRFQNVYEKQDEMPENIADFAFSGNVGDVFGPFKENNAYKLVKIDDIKNLPDSVEARHILIKPETTGSYDAALALADSLKNLVEKGESFAKLAGIYSEDPGSAAKGGDLGWFKKNQMVKPFEEAAFNGDVNKLYVTTTQFGVHLIQPTKKGKEVKQVRLAELIRNIEPSTKTYQTVYGKASKFASENTSGSAFDEAAKTEGLSKRVARVSENDRQVVGLDQSRNMIRAAYTADVNDILVNNEGSTIFEFGDNFVIAKLASVQPEGYAPLNEVAPTIKLAVLKEKKGEALVAKMKEAASSDDIDAIASTLGTEVKSAANIHFDLYSVPVIGVEPAVVGTVVSMEQGKISAPIKGNNGVYITKVVAINELNNTNAEAEKARLEQSLAYRANYQAYEAQRSAAEIDDRRAKFY; via the coding sequence ATGGCTACCTTACAGAGAATTCGTAATCGTGCAGGTATCTTAGTAGCGATCATTATTGGTCTTGCCTTAGTGGCTTTCATTTTGGGAGACATTCTTAATGCAAGTAATTCATTATTAAGACCTAACCAACTTAAAATTGCAGAAATAAACGGCGAATCAGTTCAATATCCTGATTTCCAAAAGAAAGTGGAAGAAACAGCCGAAATTTACAAAATGAACACTGGCCAAACCCAGTTGAACGACAATGCCTGGGCTCAAATTCGTGAGCAAGTGTGGCAACAATACGTTCGCGAAGCGGTGATGGGCGATGTGTACGAAGATTTAGGTCTTGCTGTAAGCGGCGACGAATTGTTCGACATGGTACAAGGTTCAAACCTTCACCCGGTAATTCAACAGTTGTTCACCAACCCGAACACAGGACAAGTTGACCGTACTGCTGTGCTTCAGTTTTTGAAAGCCATCAACTCTGGTCAGGCAACTGCTCAACAAAAAGCATACTGGTTGTACATCGAAGATCAAATCAAAGAAGAACGTATTCAAACAAAATACAACAACCTTGTTCGCCAGGGATTGTACGTTACCAGTGCTGAAGCGAAAGAAAGTCTGAACGAAAAAAACAAAAACGTAAACATCGAATTTGTAAGTCTTCCATACGCTTCGATTTCAGACAGCGCAGTATCTGTTAACGAAAAAGATTTGCAAGCATACTACGATGAGCACAAGGAAACCTACAAACAAGATGCAACCCGCACTATTGAATATTTGGTTTTCCCTGTAGCAGCTACCGAAGAAGATGATGCTAATACCTTGAAATGGATCGAAGACGTAAAACCTGAATTCGAAACGATCCAGGACAATGCACAATATGTGAACGTAAACTCTGATGTTCGTTTCCAGAATGTTTACGAAAAACAAGACGAAATGCCTGAAAACATTGCAGACTTCGCTTTCAGCGGAAACGTTGGCGATGTGTTCGGACCTTTCAAAGAAAACAACGCTTATAAATTGGTAAAAATTGACGACATCAAAAATCTTCCGGATTCAGTTGAAGCTCGTCACATCCTGATTAAACCGGAAACCACTGGTAGCTACGATGCAGCTTTGGCATTGGCTGACAGCTTGAAAAACCTGGTTGAAAAAGGTGAAAGCTTTGCCAAATTAGCTGGAATCTATTCTGAAGACCCGGGATCAGCTGCTAAAGGTGGTGACTTGGGTTGGTTCAAGAAAAACCAAATGGTGAAACCTTTCGAAGAAGCTGCTTTCAACGGTGATGTAAACAAATTGTACGTTACAACAACACAGTTCGGTGTTCACCTGATTCAGCCGACTAAAAAAGGTAAAGAAGTTAAACAAGTACGTTTGGCCGAATTGATTCGCAACATTGAGCCAAGTACAAAAACATACCAAACCGTTTATGGAAAAGCCAGCAAGTTTGCCAGCGAAAACACCAGCGGTTCTGCTTTCGACGAAGCTGCAAAAACAGAAGGTTTGAGCAAACGCGTTGCCCGTGTTAGCGAAAACGACCGTCAGGTTGTTGGTTTGGACCAATCGCGCAACATGATCCGCGCGGCTTACACAGCTGATGTGAACGACATTTTGGTGAATAACGAAGGTTCAACCATCTTCGAATTCGGCGACAACTTCGTGATTGCGAAATTGGCAAGTGTTCAGCCTGAAGGTTATGCTCCGTTGAACGAAGTTGCTCCAACAATCAAACTGGCAGTTTTGAAAGAGAAAAAAGGCGAAGCATTGGTTGCTAAAATGAAAGAAGCTGCTTCATCTGACGATATCGATGCAATTGCATCAACCTTGGGAACTGAAGTAAAATCAGCTGCCAACATCCACTTCGACTTGTACTCAGTACCGGTAATCGGTGTTGAACCAGCCGTAGTTGGAACAGTAGTTAGCATGGAACAAGGTAAAATCTCAGCTCCGATTAAAGGAAACAATGGCGTTTACATCACCAAAGTGGTTGCCATCAACGAGCTGAACAATACAAACGCAGAAGCTGAAAAAGCTCGTCTGGAACAATCATTGGCTTACCGTGCCAACTACCAGGCTTACGAAGCACAACGCAGCGCTGCCGAAATCGACGACAGAAGAGCGAAATTCTATTAA
- a CDS encoding glycoside hydrolase family 43 protein → MKKLHFFLLLLVIAFTACTEAPKQVYLFSYFKDNGQDGLHLAYSLDGYHFDALNNDSSILTPMVADDKLMRDPCIIPGPDGKFHMVWTVSWNDRGIGYASSADLINWSEQQFVPVMQDEPTALNCWAPELIYDADSAQYMIYWATTIPDRFEAGSEQGDSKYNHRMYYTTTKDFITFSPTKLLYDEDFNVIDAVIKKINGEYLMFLKDETRYPPKKHIRIAKSNSLYGGYKLATGPISPDWVEGPTVAEVDGAWVVYYDEYTRHHMGAIRSTDLENWEVINDSISFPEGTRHGTVFKADETVLSNLLEYFK, encoded by the coding sequence ATGAAAAAACTACACTTCTTCTTATTACTACTTGTTATCGCCTTCACTGCTTGTACTGAAGCTCCGAAGCAAGTCTACCTGTTTTCTTATTTCAAAGACAACGGACAGGACGGACTTCACCTGGCATACAGCCTCGATGGCTATCACTTCGACGCGCTGAACAACGACTCGTCGATTCTAACGCCAATGGTTGCCGACGACAAACTGATGCGCGACCCCTGCATCATCCCGGGGCCAGACGGCAAATTCCACATGGTCTGGACTGTAAGCTGGAACGACCGCGGCATTGGCTACGCTTCATCTGCAGACCTGATCAACTGGTCGGAGCAGCAATTTGTGCCGGTAATGCAAGACGAACCGACCGCCCTGAACTGCTGGGCACCGGAGTTGATTTACGATGCCGACAGCGCTCAATACATGATTTACTGGGCCACCACCATCCCCGACCGTTTTGAGGCGGGCTCGGAACAGGGCGACAGCAAATACAACCACCGCATGTATTACACCACTACAAAAGACTTTATCACTTTCAGCCCGACAAAACTGTTATACGACGAAGACTTCAATGTGATCGATGCGGTGATCAAAAAGATTAACGGCGAATACCTGATGTTCCTGAAGGACGAAACCCGCTACCCGCCGAAAAAACACATTCGCATTGCCAAAAGCAACTCCCTTTACGGCGGCTATAAACTGGCTACCGGCCCCATTTCGCCCGACTGGGTAGAAGGACCAACCGTAGCGGAGGTTGACGGCGCCTGGGTGGTTTATTACGACGAATACACACGCCACCACATGGGAGCAATCCGCTCGACCGACCTGGAGAACTGGGAAGTGATTAACGACTCGATCAGCTTCCCCGAGGGAACCCGTCACGGCACGGTGTTCAAAGCCGACGAAACGGTATTGAGCAACCTGCTCGAATATTTCAAATAA
- a CDS encoding NmrA/HSCARG family protein: protein MSNQKVITVVGATGAQGGGLVRAILNDPSGEFSVRAVTRNSGSDKAKALAKLGANVVEADVSNKASLLHAFEDSYGIFCVTFFWEHYSPEKEMQNAKNMAEAAAEVGAKHVIWSTLEDTRKWVPLDDDRMPTLHGKYKVPHFDGKGEADAYFVNSGVPYTLLLASFYWDNFIHFGMGPQKDESGKLALNLPMGDKKLPGIAAEDIGKCALAIFKDPVTYQGKTVGISGEHLTGQEMADSFAKAFNTEVAYNAVPFDIYRGLGFPGADDLGNMFQFKHDFQEDFCGVRSVANSKAMNPELQSFDQWLAKHKEQMDL, encoded by the coding sequence ATGAGCAATCAGAAAGTAATTACGGTGGTGGGAGCAACAGGAGCCCAGGGCGGTGGCTTGGTACGGGCGATCCTGAATGATCCGAGTGGCGAATTTTCGGTTCGGGCGGTCACACGAAACAGTGGTTCGGATAAAGCCAAAGCACTGGCCAAGCTGGGTGCCAATGTGGTTGAAGCCGATGTTTCGAACAAAGCCAGCCTGTTGCATGCCTTTGAAGATTCGTATGGTATTTTTTGTGTGACCTTTTTCTGGGAACACTATTCGCCGGAAAAAGAAATGCAGAACGCCAAAAACATGGCCGAAGCAGCCGCCGAGGTGGGGGCCAAACACGTAATTTGGTCAACGCTGGAAGATACCCGCAAGTGGGTTCCGCTGGATGACGACCGGATGCCGACCCTCCATGGAAAATACAAGGTGCCGCACTTCGACGGCAAAGGCGAAGCGGATGCTTATTTCGTGAACAGCGGGGTGCCTTACACCTTGTTGTTAGCCTCGTTCTACTGGGACAATTTCATTCATTTCGGTATGGGACCTCAGAAGGACGAGAGCGGCAAACTGGCGCTCAACCTGCCGATGGGCGATAAAAAACTGCCGGGCATTGCTGCCGAAGATATTGGTAAATGTGCCCTGGCCATCTTCAAAGATCCGGTAACCTACCAAGGGAAAACGGTCGGTATCTCGGGCGAGCACCTCACTGGCCAGGAAATGGCCGATTCGTTTGCAAAAGCGTTCAACACCGAAGTGGCCTACAATGCCGTTCCTTTTGATATTTACCGCGGGCTGGGCTTCCCCGGGGCCGACGACCTGGGCAATATGTTCCAGTTCAAACACGACTTCCAGGAGGACTTCTGTGGTGTAAGAAGCGTGGCAAACTCCAAAGCCATGAACCCGGAACTACAGTCGTTCGACCAGTGGCTCGCCAAGCACAAGGAGCAGATGGATCTTTAG
- a CDS encoding hemolysin family protein: protein METLIITIFLTIVFSAFFSGMEIAFVSANKLRLELDKKQESLNSKILTIFTRNPGQYIATMLVGNNVALVIYGVAFAKLLEPFFQSFLATDGAVLFLQTVSSTLIILVTAEFLPKTLFRINPNIVLRLFAVPLIIFYFLFYPLTRITMGISKFLLNGIFRAAIDKDEEKIVFSRIDLDHFVNEPDNPDHQPRHSQENELKLFRNALDFSKVKLREIMVPRTEIEAMDIESGIEELRQKFIDTGYSRILFYKENIDNIIGYIHHSVIFTSPESIRQNLKKVLIVPETMPASKLLSKFISQHRSIAVVVDEFGGTSGLVTIEDILEEIFGEIEDEHDTIDFVDRKISDTEYILSARIELDYLNDKYNLNFPVEENYETLAGFILFHHENIPKINTVITINDFQFKVLKASNTRIELVKLHILDNS from the coding sequence ATGGAAACCCTCATTATAACCATTTTTCTCACGATTGTCTTTTCCGCCTTTTTCTCAGGGATGGAAATTGCCTTTGTCTCGGCGAACAAATTGCGCCTGGAACTCGACAAAAAGCAAGAATCACTTAATTCTAAAATTCTGACCATTTTTACCCGGAATCCGGGGCAGTACATTGCCACCATGCTGGTCGGAAACAATGTGGCACTGGTTATTTACGGGGTGGCGTTTGCCAAGCTGCTGGAGCCCTTTTTCCAGAGTTTCCTGGCAACCGACGGGGCTGTACTTTTCCTGCAGACCGTCTCCTCAACACTGATAATTCTGGTTACGGCCGAGTTTTTACCCAAAACGCTGTTCCGAATAAACCCGAACATCGTTCTTCGTCTTTTCGCCGTTCCTCTGATCATTTTTTACTTCCTCTTCTACCCGCTCACCCGAATCACAATGGGCATCAGCAAATTTTTGCTGAACGGCATTTTCAGAGCTGCCATTGACAAGGACGAGGAAAAAATTGTATTCAGCCGGATTGACCTCGACCACTTTGTAAATGAGCCCGACAATCCCGATCACCAGCCGCGTCATTCTCAGGAAAACGAATTGAAACTTTTCCGAAATGCGCTGGACTTCTCGAAAGTGAAGCTGCGTGAGATCATGGTTCCCAGAACGGAAATCGAAGCCATGGATATTGAGTCGGGTATTGAAGAGCTGCGTCAAAAATTCATCGATACCGGTTATTCCCGAATCCTGTTTTATAAAGAAAACATCGACAACATTATCGGATACATTCACCATTCGGTAATTTTTACCAGCCCCGAGTCGATCCGTCAAAACCTGAAAAAAGTGCTCATCGTTCCCGAGACGATGCCGGCCAGTAAACTGCTTAGCAAATTCATTTCGCAACACCGCAGCATTGCTGTTGTTGTTGACGAGTTTGGCGGAACATCCGGACTGGTGACCATTGAAGATATTCTGGAAGAAATTTTCGGCGAAATTGAAGACGAACACGACACTATCGACTTTGTTGACCGCAAAATTAGCGACACCGAATACATCCTTTCTGCCCGTATTGAACTCGACTATTTGAATGATAAATACAACCTCAATTTCCCGGTCGAAGAGAACTACGAAACACTGGCCGGCTTCATTCTTTTTCACCACGAAAACATTCCGAAAATCAATACGGTTATCACCATCAACGACTTTCAGTTTAAAGTGTTAAAAGCCAGCAACACCCGTATTGAACTGGTAAAACTGCACATATTAGATAACAGCTAA
- a CDS encoding S1 family peptidase has product MRYLFNTLLGIALFLVATTAQGQYFKNNIREYKARLAGDCAKLIDSGKFFLTADSLSKTFQEKGYGPVDVRLKPMKKKKLTPGQIYDRVSESIVIVSSAGRCGEVNDRGVECKQIHTYPASGYIINSEGIIVTNYHVVEGYVTKHNTVSRDVLVVMLKDQTIIPVTEVLLADKANDLAIIRIDPKGVELTALPVATKDAEIGDPVFIVSHPKGYFYAFSSGMVTDKFSQINAQQYRNLMAISADFAAGSSGSAIIDQYGNVIATVDFTKTLQHSDDETKTQMVLKATIPSSALLKLIEEGN; this is encoded by the coding sequence ATGAGATACCTTTTCAATACACTTTTGGGCATCGCACTATTCCTGGTTGCTACTACCGCTCAGGGCCAGTATTTCAAGAATAACATTCGGGAATACAAAGCGCGACTGGCCGGCGACTGTGCTAAACTAATCGACTCCGGCAAATTTTTTTTGACGGCAGATTCGCTAAGCAAAACATTTCAGGAAAAGGGTTACGGCCCGGTTGATGTCAGGCTGAAACCGATGAAAAAGAAGAAATTGACACCGGGTCAGATTTACGACCGTGTCTCCGAGTCAATCGTTATCGTTTCTTCGGCCGGAAGATGCGGCGAAGTGAACGATCGCGGCGTTGAGTGCAAACAAATTCACACCTACCCGGCTTCCGGTTACATTATCAACTCCGAGGGCATTATTGTGACCAATTATCACGTCGTGGAAGGCTATGTGACAAAACACAACACAGTTTCGCGGGACGTTCTGGTGGTCATGCTCAAGGATCAAACGATTATCCCGGTAACTGAAGTGCTGTTGGCCGATAAAGCCAACGACCTGGCCATTATCCGGATTGATCCCAAGGGCGTGGAACTTACGGCATTGCCGGTGGCCACCAAAGATGCGGAAATTGGCGACCCGGTCTTTATTGTCAGTCACCCCAAAGGCTATTTCTATGCGTTTTCTTCGGGAATGGTCACCGATAAATTCAGCCAGATCAATGCGCAGCAGTACAGGAACCTGATGGCGATCTCGGCCGACTTTGCGGCGGGCTCCAGTGGTTCAGCCATTATCGATCAATACGGGAACGTAATTGCAACGGTTGATTTCACCAAAACTCTGCAGCACTCCGACGACGAGACCAAAACGCAAATGGTACTGAAAGCGACCATTCCATCTTCGGCACTCTTGAAATTAATTGAGGAAGGGAACTAA
- a CDS encoding GatB/YqeY domain-containing protein produces MMSLFDQINADLTTAMKARDKEKTAALRNIKKVLIEAKTATASHELDDTEVIKIIQKLAKQGTDSANLYKEQGREDLAADELVQVAVFDEYLPKKLSDDELTAAVKAIIEKTGASSVKEMGKVMGMASKELAGKADGKDIADKVKALLA; encoded by the coding sequence ATGATGAGTTTATTTGACCAAATAAATGCTGACCTGACAACGGCAATGAAGGCCCGCGATAAAGAGAAAACCGCCGCCTTACGCAACATTAAAAAAGTGTTGATTGAAGCCAAAACAGCGACAGCATCACACGAGCTGGATGACACCGAAGTCATCAAAATTATTCAGAAACTGGCCAAACAGGGAACCGATTCGGCGAACCTGTACAAAGAGCAAGGCCGCGAAGACCTGGCAGCTGATGAGCTGGTGCAGGTTGCTGTTTTCGACGAATACTTGCCGAAGAAACTTTCGGACGACGAACTGACAGCTGCCGTAAAAGCCATTATTGAAAAAACCGGCGCTTCTTCCGTTAAAGAAATGGGAAAAGTGATGGGCATGGCCTCGAAAGAGCTGGCGGGTAAAGCCGATGGCAAAGACATTGCCGACAAAGTAAAAGCGTTGCTGGCGTAA
- the ftsZ gene encoding cell division protein FtsZ gives MANDIMNFDLEKSSGSIIKVIGVGGGGGNAVNHMYQQGIKDVGFMVCNTDAQALQNSPIPMKVQLGASLTEGRGAGNKPDIGREAAVENINDVKQAIEQDTKMVFITAGMGGGTGTGAAPVIAEACRELNILTVGIVTIPFRNEGRRRIKQAIDGISEMQTHVDSLLVINNERIREMYGDFKISEAFAKADNVLATAAKGIAEIITVAGYINVDFADVETVMRKSGVALMGSAKATGEDRALRAVEEALNSPLLNNNDIRGAQNILLNITSGNEEVTMDEIGQITDYIQAKAGHEADLIWGNGLDEELGEEISVTVIATGFSISSIPEMMAAQKVEKTYHSLGEDQKDQFGGIPRPQVFKSKPVEEKKPQNQSMIEFEIDYPKPDEFEALYGQPQPSPDDDYSVKIDFSSSDDDLVDKLENIPAYRRKNLKIDNNRGKFENKMSRFSLSQDDDNKTFLRDNNSFLHDNVD, from the coding sequence ATGGCTAACGATATAATGAACTTCGATCTGGAAAAATCTTCCGGCAGCATTATAAAAGTAATTGGTGTTGGTGGTGGTGGTGGCAACGCGGTCAACCACATGTACCAGCAAGGAATTAAAGATGTGGGTTTCATGGTTTGCAACACCGATGCACAGGCTTTGCAAAACAGCCCGATTCCCATGAAAGTACAGCTGGGTGCTTCGCTCACTGAAGGGCGTGGTGCCGGCAACAAACCCGACATTGGCCGGGAGGCCGCCGTTGAAAACATCAACGATGTAAAACAGGCGATTGAGCAGGACACCAAAATGGTGTTCATCACGGCCGGAATGGGTGGTGGTACCGGAACCGGTGCCGCGCCGGTGATTGCCGAAGCCTGTCGCGAACTCAATATTCTCACGGTTGGTATTGTTACCATTCCGTTCCGGAATGAAGGTCGCCGCCGGATTAAACAGGCGATCGACGGAATTAGCGAGATGCAGACACATGTCGACTCGTTGCTGGTAATCAACAACGAACGCATCCGCGAAATGTACGGCGATTTCAAAATCTCTGAAGCCTTTGCCAAGGCCGACAATGTTTTGGCAACAGCGGCAAAGGGGATTGCCGAAATTATTACCGTGGCGGGCTACATCAATGTGGACTTTGCCGATGTGGAAACCGTGATGCGTAAAAGTGGTGTGGCCCTGATGGGATCGGCCAAAGCAACCGGCGAGGATCGTGCCTTGCGTGCCGTGGAGGAAGCCTTGAACTCGCCTTTGCTGAATAACAACGATATTCGCGGCGCTCAAAATATCCTGCTGAATATTACTTCCGGAAATGAGGAAGTAACCATGGATGAAATTGGACAGATCACCGACTATATCCAGGCGAAAGCCGGGCACGAAGCCGACCTGATCTGGGGTAACGGTCTGGATGAAGAGCTGGGCGAAGAAATCTCGGTGACGGTGATTGCCACAGGGTTCAGCATAAGCAGCATTCCGGAAATGATGGCAGCCCAAAAAGTTGAAAAAACATACCATTCGCTGGGAGAAGATCAAAAGGATCAGTTTGGCGGAATCCCGCGTCCGCAGGTTTTCAAATCGAAACCGGTGGAGGAGAAGAAGCCGCAAAACCAAAGTATGATCGAGTTTGAGATCGACTATCCGAAGCCGGACGAGTTTGAAGCTTTATACGGACAGCCGCAGCCCAGCCCGGACGACGATTACTCGGTGAAAATTGATTTCTCGAGCTCGGATGACGACCTGGTGGACAAGCTGGAGAACATTCCGGCCTACCGTCGCAAGAACCTGAAGATTGACAACAACCGCGGAAAGTTTGAAAACAAAATGTCGCGCTTCTCGCTTTCGCAGGACGACGATAACAAAACATTCCTGCGCGATAACAATTCGTTCCTGCACGATAATGTGGACTAG
- a CDS encoding DUF3237 domain-containing protein, whose protein sequence is MNKIEVVFFILFFSIFVIPFTASSQETKLEHELLFEMTALLDEPIEIGESPMGKRTIYPVSGGTFSGPEINGKVLANGGDWVLMIDSLTEKLDVRAVLETSEGEKIYTHYGGFIHWNTDGSYYFRTNPVFETSSKKYAWLNYTIAVGVGELIEGGVRYKVYKIK, encoded by the coding sequence ATGAATAAAATAGAAGTTGTATTTTTTATATTATTCTTTTCAATTTTCGTTATCCCTTTCACCGCCAGTAGTCAGGAAACTAAATTAGAACATGAACTTTTGTTTGAGATGACAGCTTTGTTAGATGAGCCGATAGAAATTGGTGAATCTCCAATGGGGAAGCGTACTATTTATCCTGTATCCGGAGGAACTTTCAGCGGCCCGGAAATAAATGGAAAAGTGTTGGCAAACGGTGGAGATTGGGTACTAATGATTGATTCTTTAACAGAAAAATTAGATGTTAGAGCAGTTTTAGAAACCAGTGAAGGTGAAAAAATATATACTCATTACGGTGGGTTTATTCATTGGAATACGGATGGAAGTTATTATTTCAGAACAAATCCGGTATTTGAAACTTCTTCGAAAAAGTATGCATGGTTGAATTATACCATTGCCGTCGGAGTAGGTGAATTAATTGAAGGTGGTGTAAGGTATAAAGTCTATAAAATAAAATAA
- the ftsZ gene encoding cell division protein FtsZ, with product MIEEMIEFGLERAQSSLIKVLGVGGAGCNAVNHMYNEGIHGVDFIICNTDAQAMINSPVPIKIQLGVTLTEGRGAGNQPEHGRQAAIENLDDVRNVLDANTKMLFITAGMGGGTGTGAAPVIAGLARELGILTIAVVTAPSPAEGKRRFEQAIDGIERMKEHVDSMLVISNEKLHKIYGNLPASKAFKKADDIITAAVKGVAEIITVHGQINIDFADVHTVMANSEVFIMGTGYAEGEDRAMKAVHEALESPLLDSNDIRGTKDILLNIISGDDEITMGEIGDIIEFLQEKAGQDANIIWGNGKDSKLGTRVSVTIAATRFDKNPSELLREEPPVEKHELENEDILDINLEDDTYEGTVFEMRPEPQPGTARKTQKKSATTNRKKKSSGELVNEKADGATDNWFMRQFNRLFDDQDESMTENN from the coding sequence ATGATAGAGGAAATGATTGAATTTGGATTAGAAAGAGCGCAGTCGTCACTGATCAAGGTGTTGGGTGTGGGCGGCGCCGGTTGCAACGCAGTCAATCACATGTATAACGAAGGTATTCATGGGGTCGACTTCATTATTTGCAACACCGACGCACAGGCCATGATCAACAGCCCCGTGCCGATTAAGATTCAGCTGGGGGTAACGCTGACGGAAGGACGTGGTGCCGGTAACCAACCGGAACATGGTCGTCAGGCAGCAATCGAAAACCTCGACGATGTGCGCAATGTGCTGGACGCAAATACCAAGATGTTGTTTATCACTGCCGGAATGGGTGGTGGTACCGGAACAGGTGCGGCGCCGGTTATTGCCGGTTTGGCGCGTGAGCTGGGCATTTTGACGATTGCCGTGGTCACAGCACCATCTCCGGCCGAAGGGAAACGCCGGTTTGAACAGGCTATTGACGGTATTGAACGCATGAAGGAACATGTGGATAGTATGCTGGTGATCAGTAATGAAAAGCTGCATAAAATCTACGGTAATCTTCCAGCGTCGAAAGCCTTTAAAAAGGCCGACGATATTATTACGGCTGCCGTGAAGGGGGTGGCCGAAATCATTACCGTGCATGGTCAGATCAACATCGACTTTGCCGATGTGCACACCGTGATGGCAAACAGTGAAGTGTTTATCATGGGAACCGGTTATGCCGAAGGTGAAGACCGGGCCATGAAAGCGGTTCACGAAGCGCTGGAGTCGCCCTTGCTGGATAGCAACGACATCCGCGGAACAAAAGATATCCTTCTCAACATCATCTCGGGTGACGATGAAATCACCATGGGTGAGATTGGCGATATCATCGAGTTTCTGCAGGAAAAGGCCGGGCAGGACGCCAACATCATTTGGGGGAACGGCAAGGACAGCAAATTGGGTACCCGCGTAAGCGTAACCATTGCAGCCACCCGATTCGACAAAAACCCGAGCGAATTGTTGCGTGAAGAGCCGCCGGTTGAAAAACACGAATTGGAAAACGAAGATATACTGGATATCAATCTGGAAGACGATACGTACGAAGGGACAGTTTTTGAAATGAGACCTGAGCCACAACCTGGTACGGCCCGCAAAACTCAAAAAAAGTCTGCGACGACTAACCGGAAGAAAAAATCGTCCGGGGAACTAGTGAACGAAAAAGCGGATGGCGCGACCGACAACTGGTTTATGCGTCAGTTCAACCGTTTATTTGACGATCAGGATGAATCGATGACTGAAAACAACTAA